The genomic window CGACCCGGTCGAGCAGCTCGTAGCGGCCCACCGCGACGATCTTGGTACCGAGCACCACCACCAGACCGACCCGGTCGTGATAGTCGACGTGCGTAGTCCGGTACAGGTCCTTCGGCGAAATCCGCGGGTACGGTCCGAAATAGCGCAGATACCTGGTGCGGTCCGACAGCGCGGCGTGGAACTCCTGGAGCGGGGCCGCGTCGTCCGGCGTGATCGGCCGCAGCCGGACCACGCCGCCGTCGGAGGCGAGCACATCCGCGAACCAGTGCTGCGGCGGCGGAGGCGGGACCGCAGGGGTGTCCGGAGTGTCTACGGGGTCAGTCACGGGGGTCCTCCGGATCCAGGCCGAGCAATCCGAAAGTCGCTCGGCGGGTGGCCAGCACGGCCGTGTCGATGGCGCGTTGGGCGCGGTCCAGCCGCGCGTCCCCAGTCTCCCCCGTGCCGCCGGGACCGTCCCACGGACGGTAGGCGATGTCGCCCCCGTCGCCCATCGTGCGTGGCGGATCCACCTGCGGCGCTTGCGCACGCACGAGATCGATCCAGTCCTGCGGGATCGCGGTCTCCGGCGCGATGGTGCGGTCCAGCGCGGTGGCCAGCAGATGCGTCCAGGCACGTGGGACCACCCGAACCAGGCCGTACCCGCCGCCACCGACGGCGAGCCAGCGTCCCTCGGCGTGTTGATCGGCCAGGTCACGCATCGCACGGAAGGCGGCGCGCTGGCCGTCCACGGTGAGCGCCAGATCCGCCAGCGGATCCTCGCAATGCGTGTCCACTCCGCACTGACTGACCACGATCTGCGGCCGGAACGCCGCGAGCGCGCCGGGCACCACCGCGTGAAAACCGCGCAGCCACTGCGCGTCTCGGGTGCCGGGCAGCACGGGCAGATTGATCGCGGTGCCCGCCGCCGCGCCCGCGCCCGTCTCCTCCGGCCAACCGGTGTTCGGCCAGAGCGTCGCCGGGTGCTGATGCAGCGAGACGGTCAGCACCCGCGGATCGGCGTAGAACGCCCGCTGTACGCCGTCGCCGTGGTGCACGTCGACGTCGAGATAGGCGATGCGGTCGAAGCCGTTGTCCAACAGCCAGGAGATGGCCACCGCGGCATCGTTGTAGACACAGAACCCGGACGCCGCATCGGCCATCGCGTGATGCATGCCACCGCCGATGCTCACCGCTCGCCGGGTCCGGCCCTCGGCGATCGCCCGCGCCGCGGCCAGGGTGCCGCCGACGATCACCGAGGCCGCCTGATGCATGCCGGGGAACACCGGATTGTCCGGCGACCCCAGGCCGTACGGCGGCGCCTGCGGCGAGCCGACCGGCGCCCGC from Nocardia iowensis includes these protein-coding regions:
- a CDS encoding acetoin utilization protein AcuC; its protein translation is MATAPRSEHPAPPGEQRSTGTVVWTDRFLDYTWTPEHPMKPARLKFTMALAESLGLLDGVELLAPTAADRADLLRIHTPDYIEAVEQARAPVGSPQAPPYGLGSPDNPVFPGMHQAASVIVGGTLAAARAIAEGRTRRAVSIGGGMHHAMADAASGFCVYNDAAVAISWLLDNGFDRIAYLDVDVHHGDGVQRAFYADPRVLTVSLHQHPATLWPNTGWPEETGAGAAAGTAINLPVLPGTRDAQWLRGFHAVVPGALAAFRPQIVVSQCGVDTHCEDPLADLALTVDGQRAAFRAMRDLADQHAEGRWLAVGGGGYGLVRVVPRAWTHLLATALDRTIAPETAIPQDWIDLVRAQAPQVDPPRTMGDGGDIAYRPWDGPGGTGETGDARLDRAQRAIDTAVLATRRATFGLLGLDPEDPRD